Proteins found in one Sporosarcina jeotgali genomic segment:
- a CDS encoding M3 family oligoendopeptidase: MNYNGTWDLESIFKGGTQSEEVQTQLASVKEDIARYADQLKAWDSDSGTDASALQQLLKQQEVIGNSLGQVGTFINMWHDAFMNDEHASVVKGQVMELRSEIQQLSTIFTKKLVAISDNHWSNLLNDASLKEISFSLDEIREQGKRLLSEDEEKLIAKLNKDGIAAWSDLYNTVGSIMTVPFTDKDGKTTELSIGQAMNKMYADPDAAVRAELFEDWEKVWSKNGPVFADILNHLAGYRLTLQDAHGRKGHLEEPLEYNRMTEETLRAMWSAVDAQKQTFLDYLAQKATLLGMDKLGWQDVDAPVALGNTKPTRFTYDEACDFIIENFTSFGPKLTDFTKHALENRWVEAEDRANKRPGGYCTSLPEFKESRIFMTFTGSPSDTSTLAHELGHAFHSHVMNDLPELNQGYAMNVAETASTFAETIIADATVKNAATDEEKVSLLANKLEGATAMFLNIRARFLFEDSFYTERAKGIVSEKRLNELMVDAQKEAFGDTLSSYHPHFWAAKLHFFIDRVPFYNFPYTFGYLFSLGIYAEYLKHPEGFEEKYIALLRDTGSMKVEDLAKKHLDVDVTKEDFWAAGIELVGKDVEEFVELTTKLQN; encoded by the coding sequence TTGAACTATAATGGCACTTGGGATTTAGAAAGTATATTTAAGGGCGGAACGCAATCAGAGGAAGTGCAAACTCAACTGGCATCGGTTAAAGAAGATATTGCACGATACGCAGATCAGTTGAAAGCATGGGATAGCGATTCGGGTACCGATGCTTCTGCTTTGCAGCAACTATTAAAACAACAAGAGGTAATCGGTAATAGCTTAGGCCAGGTGGGTACATTCATTAATATGTGGCATGATGCTTTCATGAATGATGAACATGCCAGTGTGGTTAAAGGCCAAGTGATGGAACTTAGAAGCGAAATACAGCAACTGTCAACAATCTTCACTAAAAAACTGGTAGCAATTTCAGATAATCATTGGAGTAACCTTCTGAACGATGCTTCCTTGAAGGAAATTAGTTTCTCATTAGATGAGATCCGCGAGCAAGGCAAGCGTTTATTGTCTGAAGATGAAGAGAAACTGATTGCGAAATTAAATAAAGACGGTATTGCGGCTTGGAGCGATTTGTATAATACCGTTGGCTCCATTATGACAGTACCCTTTACAGATAAAGACGGCAAAACAACTGAATTATCTATCGGTCAAGCGATGAACAAAATGTATGCTGATCCTGATGCAGCTGTGCGTGCTGAGCTTTTTGAAGACTGGGAAAAAGTCTGGTCTAAGAATGGACCTGTTTTTGCAGATATTCTTAACCATTTAGCAGGTTACCGATTAACATTGCAAGATGCTCACGGACGTAAAGGCCATTTAGAGGAACCGCTTGAATATAACCGAATGACAGAAGAAACGTTAAGAGCGATGTGGTCAGCTGTCGACGCGCAGAAACAAACGTTTCTTGATTACTTAGCACAAAAGGCGACTTTGTTGGGCATGGATAAGCTGGGCTGGCAAGACGTGGATGCACCCGTTGCATTAGGGAATACGAAACCAACTCGTTTTACTTATGATGAAGCGTGTGATTTTATAATTGAAAATTTCACTTCGTTTGGTCCGAAACTGACGGACTTTACAAAACATGCGCTTGAAAACCGCTGGGTGGAAGCAGAAGATCGTGCGAATAAACGTCCGGGAGGGTATTGCACAAGCTTACCTGAATTTAAGGAATCCCGTATTTTCATGACATTCACAGGCTCACCGAGTGATACCAGCACATTAGCACATGAATTGGGACATGCTTTTCACAGTCACGTCATGAATGATCTGCCGGAACTAAATCAAGGGTATGCCATGAATGTAGCCGAAACTGCCAGCACCTTTGCTGAAACGATTATTGCGGATGCAACGGTAAAAAATGCTGCGACGGATGAGGAAAAAGTATCGCTTCTTGCGAATAAATTAGAAGGTGCAACAGCGATGTTTTTAAATATTCGTGCTCGCTTCTTATTTGAGGATAGCTTTTACACAGAACGTGCAAAAGGAATTGTATCAGAAAAACGCTTGAATGAATTGATGGTTGATGCTCAAAAAGAAGCATTTGGGGATACGTTATCCTCTTATCACCCGCATTTCTGGGCAGCCAAGTTACACTTCTTTATAGATCGTGTGCCGTTCTATAATTTCCCGTATACATTTGGTTATTTATTCAGCCTGGGTATTTACGCGGAATACTTGAAACATCCAGAAGGATTTGAAGAGAAGTATATTGCGTTACTGCGAGATACCGGGTCAATGAAAGTTGAAGACCTGGCAAAGAAACATTTAGATGTAGATGTAACTAAGGAAGATTTCTGGGCAGCTGGGATTGAGCTTGTAGGAAAAGATGTAGAAGAATTTGTTGAATTGACAACTAAATTACAGAATTGA
- a CDS encoding DMT family transporter gives MAWFALVLAGLLETFGIAMINQLSVKRNWRTVSLLILGFGSSLALLSYSLRFIPMGTGYAVWTGIGVVGGALIGMLFFGESKDWRRMVFIAIVLSSAIGLKLIG, from the coding sequence ATGGCATGGTTTGCGTTAGTATTGGCTGGTTTGCTGGAGACGTTTGGTATTGCAATGATCAATCAACTATCTGTAAAACGCAATTGGCGTACAGTTTCTTTATTAATTTTAGGATTTGGTTCCAGTCTGGCCTTACTCAGTTATTCATTGAGATTTATCCCTATGGGAACAGGCTATGCCGTATGGACTGGAATTGGAGTTGTCGGCGGTGCTTTAATTGGTATGTTATTTTTCGGTGAATCAAAAGATTGGAGAAGGATGGTTTTTATAGCGATTGTTTTATCATCAGCAATTGGACTTAAACTAATTGGATAG